Below is a genomic region from Xanthocytophaga agilis.
CTGTGGGTCATCTTTTAAATATTTGCGAAGTTTTGTTATATAAACATCCATACTCCTCGCGTTAAAGTAGGTATCGTCTCGCCAGATAAGACGCAGGGCCAGGCTACGCTCCAATGTCTGGTTCAGATTGTTGCATAATAGTTTAAGTAATTCTGCTTCTTTGGTAGTTAATTTGGTGGTTTTTTCATCTTTTTTTAACAATTGTTGTTCGTAATCAAATAAATAGGCTCCTATTTCGAATATCTTTTTTTCTTCTGCCGAATTTGTCTGTGGTTGAGACCGACGAAGGATGGCTTTCATTCGCAATAACAACTCTTCCATACTAAAAGGCTTTGTCATATAATCATCAGCGCCTATTCGTAGTCCTTCTAGTGTATCTTCCTTCATTGATTTTGCGGTTAAAAAGATAATGGGGATCTGTTTGTCAACACTACGAACTTCTTTCGCCAGAGAAAATCCATCTTTTTTGGGCATCATTACGTCGAAGATGCAAAGATCATAGGTCTCTTTTCGGAAGAGGTTAAATGCTTCTTCTCCATCCCGGGCTAGTCTTGCCTCATATCCTTTCAGATCCAGGTATTCTTTTAGTAGTTCACCCAGATTATTGTCATCTTCAACCAGTAAAATTTTGAGTTTACTCATATTAGGATAGTAATAAGGATCAGATATTTTAAAAGATCTCGAAGTCTTGTACAAGGATAATAAATTCAAATTTCATTAGAGTAACTGTTTCTTTGAGTAACCTTTCTTTGGGCATCCACTATAACTGGAAGCTTAGAAAGAGATCTACTTTTATAATTGCCTATTACCTGTACTATCCTATTCTTCTCTCTTTATAAAAGAGGGACCACAATTACCACATGATTCATCGAAAACAGTTTTTCCTGTCATGATTCTTTTGATAGTATGAATATTCTTGTCTTTGGGTAATACAACTATGAAGTATAAAGGGTCAGTTTTTTCATTCTGATATTCCTTATAAGAAATTAAGGCAAGCAACAAGACAAAGATTATACAGCGATTATTTATATTTTAATGCACTGCATAAGAGAGCCTATATCTGGCTATAAGGTAAAAATACTTCAAATGTACTTCCTACCCCTGGCTGACTTTCTACTGTAATCTGGCCATGATGGACATCTATCACAGTTTTTACATAACTTAATCCTAGTCCAAAGCCTTTTACATCATGTAGATTACCAGTAGAGACACGATAAAATTTGTCAAATATTTTACTTAGGGCTTCTTTGCTCATACCAATGCCATGATCTGTAATACTTATTTTTAAACCATCTGATACATTTTGTGTTGATATTTGAATCTGCGGTTTATCTGGAGAATACTTATTTGCATTATCCAGTAAATTATAAATCAGATTAGTGATATGTACCTCATCTGCCTCAATTTCAGTATTCTCCGCATCTAACTGAAGGTCTACGGTTCCCTCACGTTTTTCAATCTGAACGCCAATATTTTGT
It encodes:
- a CDS encoding response regulator transcription factor; its protein translation is MSKLKILLVEDDNNLGELLKEYLDLKGYEARLARDGEEAFNLFRKETYDLCIFDVMMPKKDGFSLAKEVRSVDKQIPIIFLTAKSMKEDTLEGLRIGADDYMTKPFSMEELLLRMKAILRRSQPQTNSAEEKKIFEIGAYLFDYEQQLLKKDEKTTKLTTKEAELLKLLCNNLNQTLERSLALRLIWRDDTYFNARSMDVYITKLRKYLKDDPQVEIINVHGTGYRLQVLGA